One window of Argonema galeatum A003/A1 genomic DNA carries:
- the recR gene encoding recombination mediator RecR, with translation MIEKDGFGGSTTVYTRPLARLIEQLQRLPGVGPKTAQRLALHILKRSEDEVQALAQALIEAKQQVGLCQECFHLSAEPVCEICRNPNRDNTTLCVVADSRDLIALEKTREYSGKYHILGGVISPMDGIGPEQLNVSPLVRRVSQQKTKEVILAITPSVEGETTTLYVGQLLKPFTKVTRIAFGLPVGGELEYADEVTLARALEGRREL, from the coding sequence ATGATTGAAAAGGACGGATTCGGAGGCAGTACCACGGTTTACACACGCCCTTTAGCTCGTTTGATCGAGCAATTACAACGCCTGCCCGGTGTTGGCCCTAAAACGGCTCAACGCTTGGCTTTACATATCCTCAAGCGATCGGAAGATGAAGTCCAGGCGCTAGCCCAAGCTTTGATTGAGGCTAAACAACAAGTTGGTTTGTGTCAAGAGTGTTTTCACTTATCTGCTGAGCCTGTTTGCGAGATTTGCCGCAACCCAAATCGCGATAATACCACTCTTTGTGTGGTAGCGGATTCGCGGGATCTGATCGCTTTGGAAAAAACGCGAGAATATAGCGGTAAGTATCACATCCTGGGCGGTGTAATTTCTCCGATGGATGGTATTGGCCCAGAACAGTTGAATGTTTCGCCCTTAGTGCGGCGGGTGAGTCAGCAGAAAACTAAAGAAGTGATTTTGGCAATTACTCCCAGTGTGGAAGGCGAGACGACGACGCTTTATGTGGGTCAGTTGTTGAAGCCTTTTACAAAGGTGACGCGCATTGCGTTTGGTTTACCTGTGGGTGGCGAGTTGGAGTATGCGGATGAGGTGACTTTGGCACGTGCTTTGGAAGGGAGAAGAGAGTTGTGA